A single window of Zea mays cultivar B73 chromosome 10, Zm-B73-REFERENCE-NAM-5.0, whole genome shotgun sequence DNA harbors:
- the LOC100381611 gene encoding uncharacterized isoform X1, with protein sequence MCLLRNYNWSVSKVHDEWFADEERVRKVVGLPEKHIEMPNDRENMHQGYPKETLVHFLKAREWNVAKAHKMIVECLNWRIQNEIDSVLERPIAPVDLYRSICDSQLIGLSGYTKEGLPIFGIGVGHSTYDKASVITLMLAICLVGYNYSQNHKSVWFEAISTKPNKGFRLSSSDSPSR encoded by the exons ATGTGTCTTCTCCGCAACTATAACTG GAGTGTTAGTAAGGTGCATGACGAATGGTTTGCTGATGAAGAGCGTGTTCGGAAGGTGGTTGGTTTACCAGAGAAGCATATTGAAATGCCAAATGACAGAGAA AATATGCACCAGGGCTATCCCAAAGAAACACTGGTGCATTTCCTTAAGGCTAGAGAGTGGAATGTAGCAAAGGCTCATAAAATG ATTGTAGAATGTTTGAATTGGAGGATTCAAAATGAAATTGATAGTGTGCTGGAG AGGCCTATAGCCCCAGTAGATTTATACAGATCAATATGTGATTCACAACTTATTGGCCTGTCAGGATACACAAAGGAG GGTCTCCCAATTTTTGGCATTGGTGTTGGGCATAGCACATATGACAAAGCTTCGGTAATTACTCTGATGCTTGCTATTTGTTTGGTAGGCTACAACTACAGCCAAAATCATAAAAGTGTCTGGTTTGAAGCTATCAGCACTAAGCCAAATAAAG gattccggctctcatcaagtgactccccctcacgttga
- the LOC100381611 gene encoding uncharacterized isoform X2, whose protein sequence is MCLLRNYNWSVSKVHDEWFADEERVRKVVGLPEKHIEMPNDRENMHQGYPKETLVHFLKAREWNVAKAHKMIVECLNWRIQNEIDSVLERPIAPVDLYRSICDSQLIGLSGYTKEATTTAKIIKVSGLKLSALSQIKDSGSHQVTPPHVDFADVSILVVELRTTIRCPDRERWS, encoded by the exons ATGTGTCTTCTCCGCAACTATAACTG GAGTGTTAGTAAGGTGCATGACGAATGGTTTGCTGATGAAGAGCGTGTTCGGAAGGTGGTTGGTTTACCAGAGAAGCATATTGAAATGCCAAATGACAGAGAA AATATGCACCAGGGCTATCCCAAAGAAACACTGGTGCATTTCCTTAAGGCTAGAGAGTGGAATGTAGCAAAGGCTCATAAAATG ATTGTAGAATGTTTGAATTGGAGGATTCAAAATGAAATTGATAGTGTGCTGGAG AGGCCTATAGCCCCAGTAGATTTATACAGATCAATATGTGATTCACAACTTATTGGCCTGTCAGGATACACAAAGGAG GCTACAACTACAGCCAAAATCATAAAAGTGTCTGGTTTGAAGCTATCAGCACTAAGCCAAATAAAG gattccggctctcatcaagtgactccccctcacgttgactttgcggatgtctcaattctagtggtggagctacgaacaacaatccgatgtcctgatcgagagcgatggagttaa